One stretch of Ananas comosus cultivar F153 linkage group 6, ASM154086v1, whole genome shotgun sequence DNA includes these proteins:
- the LOC109711421 gene encoding F-box protein At1g10780 yields MNSVPDGVIQHILSLLSNARDIGSCSCVSKRWRDSVPFIPSLYFPRNAFDSAAAAAVAASVAAAADVAIGRMVAAAVRLEELVVYCPFSASALASWISLRRGSLRSLELRMDSAAPDKSPAPATLDCIGAAEGLEELKLWGVSLTSSPRWGCFRKLRTLEIVGATMRDAALKDAVAACPDLTDLALLGCDGVGSVSIELERLERCRLDFLGPGNCSLSLGSPRLEVLEIQGFSWIRVDGNHKLRSLCIAKNTARVYKVEMGRLADLEYLSLRGVQWSWGAVASVLQCASEVKHLVMKIEFCGDFDTLQPFPEVDLVEFFNSHQKLRKFEIHGAMFAALCQKNSLKKLDLRFVIPCLEEVLVTVRSPLNAEQKLNTLESLVKYSVKLRKMVIRISQMKNCNDTADDFFEEICKFKYINHGRVLIE; encoded by the exons ATGAACTCGGTGCCGGATGGGGTGATCCAGCACATCCTCTCCCTCCTCAGCAACGCCCGCGACATCGGGTCGTGCTCCTGCGTCTCCAAGCGGTGGCGCGACTCCGTCCCCTTCATCCCCTCCCTCTACTTCCCCCGCAACGCCTTcgactccgccgccgccgccgccgtcgccgcctccgtAGCCGCCGCCGCTGACGTCGCCATCGGGCGCATGGTCGCCGCCGCGGTGCGCCTCGAGGAGCTCGTTGTCTACTGCCccttctccgcctccgcccTCGCCTCCTGGATCTCCCTCCGCCGCGGCTCCCTACGCTCCCTCGAGCTCCGCATGGACTCCGCCGCCCCCGACAAGTCCCCCGCCCCCGCCACCCTCGACTGCATCGGCGCCGCCGAGGGCCTCGAGGAGCTGAAGCTGTGGGGGGTCTCCTTAACCTCCTCCCCAAGGTGGGGCTGCTTCCGGAAGCTTCGAACCCTCGAGATCGTCGGCGCGACGATGCGCGACGCCGCGCTGAAGGACGCGGTGGCGGCGTGCCCTGACCTCACTGATCTGGCGCTGCTCGGGTGCGACGGCGTCGGATCGGTCTCAATCGAGCTCGAACGGCTCGAGCGGTGTAGGCTTGATTTCCTGGGCCCGGGGAATTGCTCCCTCTCGCTTGGCTCGCCGAGGCTCGAGGTGCTCGAGATCCAGGGATTCAGCTGGATTAGGGTTGATGGGAATCATAAGCTGAGGAGTCTCTGCATTGCTAAGAACACTG CTAGGGTCTACAAGGTGGAAATGGGAAGGCTTGCGGATTTGGAGTATCTCTCGCTGAGAGGCGTTCAATGGAGCTGGGGTGCTGTGGCTTCTGTGCTGCAATGCGCAAGCGAGGTGAAGCACCTCGTGATGAAGATCGAGTTTTGTGGGGATTTCGACACTCTTCAGCCATTCCCAGAGGTCGACTTGGTCGAGTTCTTTAATAGCCATCAAAAGCTTCGCAAGTTTGAGATTCATGGAGCTATGTTTGCCGCACTGTGCCAAAAGAACAGCCTAAAGAAG CTTGATCTGAGATTTGTAATTCCTTGCTTGGAAGAGGTTTTGGTCACTGTGAGGTCACCGTTGAATGCCGAGCAAAAATTGAACACCCTGGAGTCGCTGGTTAAGTACAGTGTGAAGTTGAGGAAGATGGTTATTCGAATCTCGCAGATGAAGAACTGCAATGACACTGCTGATGATTTCTTTGAGGAAATTTGCAAGTTTAAGTATATAAATCATGGGAGAGTTCTAATTGAGTAG